A stretch of DNA from Paramisgurnus dabryanus chromosome 19, PD_genome_1.1, whole genome shotgun sequence:
CTTTGAAAAGGCACCATTATGTATAATTTTCCTATTATGTATGCACTATATGTTTGTCAATTGggtaaaaacttgtttttgtTCATGAATTACATTGATTTTCTTACCCTATCTTTTCAAGATGTAAATGCATATCATTTTGCTGGTCTAGTCAAGTCAATGTATTTGGTTTCAATGTTTAGGTCATTTTGTTGGAAAACAAATcgaaaaagaaaatgattttttgcagtaAACCATGTAAAACTGTAAATGTTAAGTCTGATACAACTAAAGACAAAAAAGACCACATTACTGGTATAGCTTTAAAGACAACCAATGATAAACTCTCTAGTCTAGGTAATGCAtttgctaacatgaactaacaatcaaaaaaacattattttacagcatttatttatcttagttcatgtacatttctgcatttaccaatacattttgtatttgttaacattgaTAATGCACAGTGAACTAAAACAAACAGTTGTATTGgcattaaataacataaactaatattaataaatactaGAAGATAATGGCTCATTAGTTAATgttttactaatgttaacaaatacaaccttatagTGAAGTGTTCCTGATAATTATAATCTTATGTAATGTTTTGTTATGAATAGATAAACAAAGTACAACTTTGCAATACCAATAAAGTAACTTTAACCACAGACTCACACCTGTTGTAACATGATAAAACTAACCTGAGGGATGATCTTTGTTGCATGGTTAAGAAACTATGGACTACCGTGCACTGGTTGTTATTACTAAAACATTTATCTGGCCTTTATTTGGAAGCATCCTCCACCAGATGGTTTAATAAAAGCAAGCCAGGCCACATTGGTGTGCAGCTATGGAGGACCTGCAAGACTTTGGTTCTCCTGGTGCGAGTGCTAAGGACATTGCTGTGGAGCTCAGTGAGtactttatttttacttttcatttttatatcCTTTTCATAATTAATTTACCAGTCAATGCAAACAAACCAAAAGAACCTGCTTTCTGTTACAGCCTCATCTATTTGAAAACTCATACAATCTCTCATGACTGAACACCTGTATACAATCatgtcatttcatgttttgCAGAAGATGATTTCTACTCCAAGCTTGCTGATGACTTCCTTGGTGATCAAAATGGAGACCTGTTGGATCTCGATAAAAAGCCTTGGAAAAACCGCATGTTGGTTCAGATTGGGCTGCTCAGGGAGGAGCATGATATTTCATGGGTTAATTTAATACAATGGCTCCAAAAGATTATCCCACTACATCAGTCTGCAGATTTCCGAGGCTTGATTGTGAGAAACACCACAACCGCATTGAGCTTAACCGGAGATGCCAGGCTGAACTTTCTTGAGTCAGATGTAAACTTTGAATTCGTTGGACCTTTATGTGATTTTATAGGAATCGGAAGAAGAGATTTACTTGAAATGTCAGATTTTTCAGATCGTGCGAAATTAACTGGACTCACGAATGGCCTCGTTCTGGAATTGACAAATTTTATTGCGCGAGAGAAATTGGATCCGGTCGTCTTGGTGTCCTGGATCCGAAACTTTGAGCCTTCATTCTGTAGTGATGGCAAAATCCAAAGAGCCTACAGACTTCTACGTGGAAACCTTAAGAATGTAAGGATACAGTACCGGAACAATCAGAGGAGCCGAAAGAGGAGCCGTGGGTTGTTGGATGAATTCCTTCAGAGTCCATTTGATCTTGAAATCGATGATGATGTTGAATACAGGAGAATAGCAATGATAAAGGCACATCGAAGAAAGAAACGCCAAAATTACATGAATTATTCTGAGATCAAGGAGGAAGATGAACCTTATGACATTTCACAGACAGATGAAAATGATTACAACCAAACAGAGAATGAAAACAGTGAAACTGAGGAACACGGATCAAAGTCAAGATATTCAACAGAGCATTCGCTACCTGATGTGCAAAAAGATCCAAGAATTGACACGGGTGACTGTGTGACACTCCTTGATATCTCTGTGCTGTCTTTGCAGAAGCTCTCAGAGATGTATGTAGGTACGAATGAAGTTGCTAAAGTGGTTTCAATGGATCTGCTTAAAAATCACTTCTCTGCAATGCTTAAAGAAGATCCAAACTTGAGATTCCTAAATGACAAAGTAATAGCCTGCACACCAACAACAGGTGGCACCTCTTTAGTGGTGCCACCTTTAAAATTTCTCCATTACATTAGTCAATTCCTCTTCCAAGTTATTGATGTAATCGAGCAGCAAATGGTCTTATTCGAAAAAGATATCGTGAACACCATAGGCGAGAAACTTGGACGCGACAAGCACCACAGTTTTCAGAGTTTTCTGAACTTTGAAGAGAGCGCTGTGACCCGCTACATTCACATGGCTTCCGAAATTTTGTGTCCAAGAGAGGACACCGATCCTAACTACCGAAGACACTGGCTTGCTTTTTGCCTTGAGAGAAAAAACCCATCCAGATTGCCTGTTAATCGTTCCAACCGTATTATTAGCTACTACGAAGCAGCCGCCGGACTCGTTCACCATTACGAAGATGTCCCGTTGTTCGTATCTGAGCTTGAGGATCTTAATAAAGATGTAAATATCCTCTTGCAGAGCATCGGCGCGGATGCTAATGATGAAGCTTTGCAAACGCTGGTCTGTGTGGTTGCCATTGTCTACCTTAAAGTCTTGGGACCCTTGTGGCAGCTACTGAAGAGTGAAGGAGAATATCCTTTCTTCAGTAGATACATTTTTTGCTTGTACGATAAGCTGTTGGAATGGTCGCGAGATTCTAGTTGCCTTTTGAAGCCAGAAGCTCTATTGAATGTATTCTTGCAAGTTCCGGTGCAAGAGAAAAATTTTGATAAAGTGTTCAAATACTGTGGCATCAATGCAGAGAACCAGTTCGGTTCTCTCCTCAAAGCTTGTTTACAGAGTATGATGAAAGTGCTCGCGGCTGTAATGGAGGAAAACCTGAAAGATTTCTTACCCGGAGGGGAGTACTGCAAAGAGATACCCATGGAAATAAGCGTTCAGATGGCAAACTGCACATTTTCCCAGTTGATGGGGGAATATCCATTTGGTCATGCATATCCATATGAGAAAAACAGACCTGATAAAACTCCTGGTCAGGGAGAGGGTGGCATTTCCCAAGAGCCAGAAAGAGAACCTCACAGAGATGAATcacctgcagccatgttacctCCCGGCAAAACCATCCAAAAGCAGAAACGGCAACCGTTGCAACGCCACTTCTTTGAAGGCCCGAATTTCCGTACTGCTCGAAAAATGAGGGCGATTCGACTCAAGCAAAAAGCTCAGGATCACATCTATAGGAAAATGATCATAGGAGCCGTTTCCAAAAATGGTGGTCCCTGTAAAAGCAAGCAAGATGTTGAACGACTGCTCACGAAGTTAGAAGGTGCGAGTCGAATAGAGAAATGTGAGGCTGTTCGCTGCGAGCTAAACTATCAAAAGTGCATCATGGGCTCTAGAGACAAAAAGCTCAATTACATAGGTTTCTCCTTAACAGAAATGCTTTCTACACTGAAGGATGTCTTGCCCAATGAGAAAGGTCCAAGTATGACACCGCAACCTCAAAATTTGGTTGATCGAGCAGAGGTTCAGACAGGTGTAGTGGGTAATGTTACCCAGAGCCAAACTGTATCTCCAGACCCTTAAAGCTCTGTCAATGATAAAGGTTTATCAACAAGGGTATTGAAATAAAGTCTAAAAACAGTTTTCTGTTATTACTGAGAGGACTTCTGTGACTCTTATGAAAACGTGAAATCATGCAACTTGCATTTACTCTATTTTTATAGATGCCATATATTTTTGCACATTATATTAGAGGTTAGATATTCAGTATCTTGTGCTCTTTgttcatttcaaatattaaaaatgttgtttctCAGATTTTGTTTTCAATAATTTTGTAACACTTGTAGAATAGAAGCATTAATAAAGATTTTTTAGAAACCTACTTTGTCctgatttttttcttacatttaaaccattgttgtttttaaagttgccatgaaACGTAATTAGCGATTGCCTAATATTTTTCGTCGTGACGTATATATAAGTGAAACTGGCTTCTgaaattcattttattttgtcCATCAAGATctaatagacccttttacagcccacgtgatcaaatagcctccCCATGCATTCTGGCAACGAAAGTGGTGTTGTTCCCCagtggttctaacgtgttagcaactcaaagtttatcaaaacggtttcccagcattaaaatgtctggttgttgtgTTTGGTACGTATATATATGGACTATAGTACatggatctggtagctgtgttgaaaaagttgatagtcaactttttaaaataactttctctgtttcacagataaatcatttgttaaaaaaacacaatattacaaagcatattaaagtttttcattttattttcatagtgactttaaagggatagtttacccaaaaatctcttcatttactcacccttgtgtttattctgttgaacacaaaagaaaacatttggataaatgatggtaagcacacagttggtGGTATCCAATGAATTTAAATGTTTGGGTGTACTATCCCTTTAGAAATAATATCGTTTATAAATTAATTGTGTACTTATTGTTACTATATATTGTTCTAATATTACTCAGATGGAGTAAATGCAACATCAACAAATGACACTGTTTTATCATTGAGAACTTTTGTTACTATATGAGGAACACGGATGCAAAAGCATTCAAAAAtttgataatgatattaaccaaatgctctctgcacacatttttgttcatagttttgtggcgccatgtttctacagtagccctaaatggacaaactgctctagtgtgtgtgtgtgttttatcaCTACGTTGCCTCTGgcgacaacatgtttgtcctatggcGACTACAGTAGCTTCTCTATGGgtcagtttcccggacagggctttgattgatccaggactaggccttagttatattagaacatttaagtgttttttttacaaacatagcttacaaaaacattactgatgtgcatcttgagacaaaacaatgacactgatatatgttaagaactcaaacatgtattttagtctgggactagataagccctgtccaggaaactgctcCAAAGTGTTTCAAAAGGGAGTGGTGGACTGAGCTCTTGGTTGCAATTGGCAATCTCGCCACTAGTTGCCGCTAAAATCTTCACACAGCACCTTAAACGTGATTTTAGTTGCTGTATGAAGTCAATTCCCAGTAACCACATATTCATCACATTACTCATGTCCACTCAGTTAGACAGCCAGAATATATCTGAAtactttaatattaaaataatgtttaaccatttttttgtgtgtgaaattatttgccttttaaattcaagtttatttgatatttttctaaTTCAGTTACATCCATGCATGTGCTGTAGGTGTTCAAACACATCTCTCCCTTTTTCAGACATATCAGTATATCAATGGCAGCTGGATGGTGGGATCATGCCATTGTTACTCACATTCTGGTGGCTCTGTTTGGAATGGGCTCGTGGATCTCGGTGAACTCATTATGGGTTGAGCTGCCGGTTGTTGTTGGTGTTCTACATGAAGGTAAATGCTtgtaaatgtgttttgaaataaaaaatacacacagTCATAATTTTGAAGCTAATTCGGGCTGCACGATATTGAAGAAGAATGAGATAACTTGCTAGATTATGCGATATAAAATAatgctttaagtttgtaaaatctATTGTCATGGATTTTCTTCAAGAGACTGTTAAGATGTACAATTCTtttcaaagtattttattaaagaa
This window harbors:
- the slc52a2 gene encoding solute carrier family 52, riboflavin transporter, member 2 isoform X1, translating into MEDLQDFGSPGASAKDIAVELKDDFYSKLADDFLGDQNGDLLDLDKKPWKNRMLVQIGLLREEHDISWVNLIQWLQKIIPLHQSADFRGLIVRNTTTALSLTGDARLNFLESDVNFEFVGPLCDFIGIGRRDLLEMSDFSDRAKLTGLTNGLVLELTNFIAREKLDPVVLVSWIRNFEPSFCSDGKIQRAYRLLRGNLKNVRIQYRNNQRSRKRSRGLLDEFLQSPFDLEIDDDVEYRRIAMIKAHRRKKRQNYMNYSEIKEEDEPYDISQTDENDYNQTENENSETEEHGSKSRYSTEHSLPDVQKDPRIDTGDCVTLLDISVLSLQKLSEMYVGTNEVAKVVSMDLLKNHFSAMLKEDPNLRFLNDKVIACTPTTGGTSLVVPPLKFLHYISQFLFQVIDVIEQQMVLFEKDIVNTIGEKLGRDKHHSFQSFLNFEESAVTRYIHMASEILCPREDTDPNYRRHWLAFCLERKNPSRLPVNRSNRIISYYEAAAGLVHHYEDVPLFVSELEDLNKDVNILLQSIGADANDEALQTLVCVVAIVYLKVLGPLWQLLKSEGEYPFFSRYIFCLYDKLLEWSRDSSCLLKPEALLNVFLQVPVQEKNFDKVFKYCGINAENQFGSLLKACLQSMMKVLAAVMEENLKDFLPGGEYCKEIPMEISVQMANCTFSQLMGEYPFGHAYPYEKNRPDKTPGQGEGGISQEPEREPHRDESPAAMLPPGKTIQKQKRQPLQRHFFEGPNFRTARKMRAIRLKQKAQDHIYRKMIIGAVSKNGGPCKSKQDVERLLTKLEGASRIEKCEAVRCELNYQKCIMGSRDKKLNYIGFSLTEMLSTLKDVLPNEKGPSMTPQPQNLVDRAEVQTGVVGNVTQSQTVSPDP